Proteins from a genomic interval of Thermodesulfobacteriota bacterium:
- a CDS encoding 4Fe-4S dicluster domain-containing protein — protein MENAMRIEPTWLATVESESGVKVSACYQCKKCTVGCPLTFAMDIYPDQVIRLVQMGQRERVLACNTVWVCSGCETCTTRCPNAVDVAGIMDYLKETAIRSGMEIPQPKTYVFHRAFLNEIRRRGRVFEAGLVGTYLRESGELKAKLEDKTLGEELALGWAMFKKGRMRLFPKGIKGKTEIREILK, from the coding sequence ATGGAAAACGCGATGCGCATAGAGCCCACGTGGCTGGCGACGGTGGAAAGTGAGAGCGGGGTCAAAGTCTCCGCGTGCTACCAGTGCAAAAAGTGCACGGTCGGCTGTCCCCTGACTTTCGCTATGGACATCTACCCCGATCAGGTGATTCGTCTGGTTCAGATGGGACAGCGGGAGCGGGTTCTCGCGTGCAACACGGTCTGGGTCTGTTCGGGTTGTGAGACGTGCACCACCCGTTGTCCGAACGCGGTAGATGTGGCCGGAATAATGGACTACCTCAAGGAAACGGCGATCCGGAGCGGAATGGAGATTCCGCAGCCCAAGACATACGTCTTTCACAGGGCGTTTTTGAACGAGATAAGGAGACGGGGCCGGGTATTCGAAGCCGGTCTCGTGGGAACCTACCTGAGGGAGAGCGGGGAGCTGAAGGCCAAACTGGAAGACAAAACCCTCGGCGAAGAACTCGCCCTCGGTTGGGCCATGTTCAAGAAGGGCCGCATGCGCCTCTTCCCCAAGGGTATCAAGGGCAAGACAGAGATCAGGGAAATCTTGAAATAG